A part of Corvus cornix cornix isolate S_Up_H32 chromosome Z, ASM73873v5, whole genome shotgun sequence genomic DNA contains:
- the SLF1 gene encoding SMC5-SMC6 complex localization factor protein 1 isoform X3, whose protein sequence is MQSAPKRWREELTNSSAPGAFHRWKVVLLVKRGDKRMPCIRRVLKAGKATICSSKNAEHNITHVFIGGKTSPLQNKKCLSEAQHYSLQYIGRYLFENEIQSPEDTQMNCFLAAQETDQVLSEMQLAKIKNAIIKHMYFTATIKHRLAQTDQRLKCNPEVKSTDWSRGTWYILQGLVEEDLLHDVVMELAAGQKYHTPPVQLLHSLLEYVLLGNASAMFFAKLCHVLYLVLQHEPPWKSQSMLKYYLDLLQCPICKKGTWSLIEMLVRSCLYCKTICHTVPVSLPGREDELRIVHKTLLKFFFDLVKGEVEFLTKSLVEGMNSQHQQVLPQTVLQKTFLLESGTAVLFTKHINILADWVILSHRELNRRNDAFRSEVAGLINAILGTVVEYWIISGLLMDRNMFHQVPDDLAHYLAISCDDFSVCELKMFICAIPSPWLQMFVAEAIFKQMCLQRDITVSTEPLSLQKIVCSYSPALREIGMRETKIHKAKKKKIGQQPCPESQRTLQMLNGDKQNQVKVLPDLPDLIFNKPRAKTEVQTAHTKESYLLAEEVYKRNIKGETALHKACRNNKVERLIQLLSFPGIDINVKDYAGWTPLHEACNHGSTVCVREILQRCPEVDLLSQVDGVTPLHDALSNGHVEIGKLLLQHGGPFLLEQRNSHEKLPLDYVESVAVKEELLSLVQPGESFYECRKQDFCSQKRELCLILFNKMLLNFCSVYNLSSPLTLTLREVACSNVLPVMACDSSKMKNKFSEDWLVDVYFREVETFQKLPQFLQEVSANMFFFPGEQTKALLAALETMVEAYQLLNIFSS, encoded by the exons ATGCAATCTGCACCTAAAAGATGGCGTGAAGAACTGACAAACTCTAGTGCTCCAGGGGCCTTCCACAGATGGAAAGTTGTCCTCCTTGTTAAGAGAGGTGATAAACGAATGCCATGTATTAGAAG AGTTCTTAAAGCTGGAAAGGCAACCATATGTTCATCTAAAAATGCAGAGCACAATATAACTCATGTATTCATCGGTGGTAAAACTTCTCCtctacaaaacaaaaagtgCCTCTCTGAAGCTCAACACTACTCTTTGCAATATATAGGACGTTACCTTTTTGAA AATGAAATACAAAGTCCCGAAGATACACAGATGAACTGTTTCCTGGCTGCACAAGAAACAGATCAAGTCTTGTCTGAAATGCAacttgctaaaataaaaaatgctattaTTAAGCATATGTATTTTACTGCG aCTATTAAGCATAGACTTGCTCAAACAGACCAGCGGCTCAAATGCAATCCAGAG GTTAAAAGTACTGACTGGTCCAGAGGCACTTGGTATATACTTCAAGGATTAGTGGAAGAGGACTTACTTCATGATGTAGTCATGGAACTTGCTGCAGGCCAAAAGTACCATACACCTCCTGTGCAACTTCTTCATTCTCTTCTAGAATATGTCCTATTG GGGAATGCCAGTGCAATGTTTTTTGCCAAACTCTGTCATGTGTTGTACCTTGTTCTTCAACATGAACCTCCCTGGAAGTCCCAATCTATGTTAAAGTATTATTTGGATCTTCTTCAGTGTCCTATCTGTAAGAAAGGCACATGGTCGTTGATAGAGATGCTTGTAAG gtctTGCCTTTATTGCAAAACAATTTGTCATACAGTCCCAGTTTCTCTCCCAGGGAGAGAAGATGAACTGAGGATAGTTCATAAAACATTATTGAAGTTTTTCTTTGATTTAGTAAAAGGCGAAGTAGAGTTTCTGACAAAAAG tttggTTGAAGGAATGAATTCACAGCATCAACAAGTCTTGCCACAGACAGTTCTTCAGAAGACATTCTTGCTTGAAAGCGGAACCGCAGTGCTTTTTACCAAACACATAAATATTCTAGCAGATTGGGTCATACTTTCCCATAGAGAATTGAACAGAAGAAATGAT gCTTTCAGAAGTGAAGTTGCTGGTCTAATAAATGCCATTCTTGGAACTGTAGTGGAATATTGGATCATCTCAGGTTTGCTTATGGACAGAAATATGTTTCATCAAGTACCTGATGATTTGGCACACTACCTTGCCATTTCTTGTGACG atttttctgtatgtgaattaaaaatgtttatttgtgCCATACCATCTCCCTGGCTTCAAATGTTTGTTGCAGAAGCAATTTTCAAACAAATGTGTTTACAGAGGGATATTACTGTTTCTACAGAACctctttctcttcagaaaata GTCTGTTCCTATTCACCTGCTTTGCGAGAGATAGGGATGCGTGAGACAAAGAtacacaaagcaaagaaaaagaaaatagggCAACAGCCATGCCCTGAGTCTCAAAGGACATTACAGATGCTAAATGGCGATAAGCAGAACCAAGTCAAAGTGCTGCCTGATCTACC TGACTTAATCTTTAATAAACCTAGAGCAAAAACAGAAGTTCAGACTGCACACACCAAAGAGAGTTATCTTTTGGCTGAAGAAGTATACAAGAGAAATATCAAAG GAGAGACAGCCCTGCATAAAGCTTGCAGAAATAACAAAGTGGAGAGATTGATTCAGCTTCTCTCTTTCCCAGGAATAGACATTAATGTTAAAG ATTATGCTGGCTGGACGCCTTTGCATGAAGCCTGTAACCATGGCAGCACAGTGTGTGTCCGTGAAATTCTGCAGCGTTGTCCAGAGGTAGACCTGCTCAGTCAAGTGGACGGGGTGACTCCTTTGCATGATGCACTGTCAAATGGACATGTAGAAATTGGCAAGCTGCTACTTCAGCATGGGG GGCCATTCCTTCTAGAGCAGAGGAACTCCCATGAGAAATTGCCACTGGATTATGTTGAATCAGTCGCAGTAAAGGAAGAACTTTTGAGTCTTGTTCAACCAGGAGAGAGCTTCTATGAAtgcagaaaacaagatttttgcAGTCAGAAGAGAGAActgtgtttgattttatttaataagatgctgctgaatttttgttcagtttatAATCTGTCTTCACCCTTGACTTTAACTCTCAGAGAGGTAGCTTGTTCAAATGTACTTCCAGTAATGGCTTGTGATAGCTctaagatgaaaaataaattttctgaagATTGGTTGGTAGATGTATATTTTAGAGAGGTAGAGACTTTCCAAAAGCTACCACAATTTCTTCAAGAAGTATCtgcaaacatgtttttcttccctggtgAACAGACAAAGGCCTTATTAGCAGCTCTGGAAACTATGGTAGAAGCATATCagctcttaaatatttttagcagttAA
- the SLF1 gene encoding SMC5-SMC6 complex localization factor protein 1 isoform X1, whose protein sequence is MFPFDCSLFQQMASGSQKRIIQITGFKKQEKKALLKCLFKLNCVFIESKKYRNCTHLVAKKLCKSEKVLAACAAGKWVLTKEYIINSAESGRWLDEATYEWGYEIERDTHYSPQMQSAPKRWREELTNSSAPGAFHRWKVVLLVKRGDKRMPCIRRVLKAGKATICSSKNAEHNITHVFIGGKTSPLQNKKCLSEAQHYSLQYIGRYLFENEIQSPEDTQMNCFLAAQETDQVLSEMQLAKIKNAIIKHMYFTATIKHRLAQTDQRLKCNPEVKSTDWSRGTWYILQGLVEEDLLHDVVMELAAGQKYHTPPVQLLHSLLEYVLLGNASAMFFAKLCHVLYLVLQHEPPWKSQSMLKYYLDLLQCPICKKGTWSLIEMLVRSCLYCKTICHTVPVSLPGREDELRIVHKTLLKFFFDLVKGEVEFLTKSLVEGMNSQHQQVLPQTVLQKTFLLESGTAVLFTKHINILADWVILSHRELNRRNDAFRSEVAGLINAILGTVVEYWIISGLLMDRNMFHQVPDDLAHYLAISCDDFSVCELKMFICAIPSPWLQMFVAEAIFKQMCLQRDITVSTEPLSLQKIVCSYSPALREIGMRETKIHKAKKKKIGQQPCPESQRTLQMLNGDKQNQVKVLPDLPDLIFNKPRAKTEVQTAHTKESYLLAEEVYKRNIKGETALHKACRNNKVERLIQLLSFPGIDINVKDYAGWTPLHEACNHGSTVCVREILQRCPEVDLLSQVDGVTPLHDALSNGHVEIGKLLLQHGGPFLLEQRNSHEKLPLDYVESVAVKEELLSLVQPGESFYECRKQDFCSQKRELCLILFNKMLLNFCSVYNLSSPLTLTLREVACSNVLPVMACDSSKMKNKFSEDWLVDVYFREVETFQKLPQFLQEVSANMFFFPGEQTKALLAALETMVEAYQLLNIFSS, encoded by the exons ATGTTCCCTTTTGATTGTTCTCTCTTTCAACAGATGGCAAGTGGCAGCCAGAAAAGGATAATACAAATAactggatttaaaaaacaagagaagaagGCACTGCTCAAATGTCTGTTCAAGCTGAACTGTGTTTTTATAGAGAGTAAG aaatacagaaattgtaCACATCTTGTAGCAAAAAAGCTGTGCAAGAGTGAAAAGGTCTTAGCTGCCTGCGCTGCTG gaaaGTGGGTACTAACTAAGGAGTACATAATTAATAGTGCTGAAAGTGGCAGATGGCTTGATGAAGCAACGTACGAATGGGGATATGAAATTGAAAGAGACACCCATTATTCACCTCAAATGCAATCTGCACCTAAAAGATGGCGTGAAGAACTGACAAACTCTAGTGCTCCAGGGGCCTTCCACAGATGGAAAGTTGTCCTCCTTGTTAAGAGAGGTGATAAACGAATGCCATGTATTAGAAG AGTTCTTAAAGCTGGAAAGGCAACCATATGTTCATCTAAAAATGCAGAGCACAATATAACTCATGTATTCATCGGTGGTAAAACTTCTCCtctacaaaacaaaaagtgCCTCTCTGAAGCTCAACACTACTCTTTGCAATATATAGGACGTTACCTTTTTGAA AATGAAATACAAAGTCCCGAAGATACACAGATGAACTGTTTCCTGGCTGCACAAGAAACAGATCAAGTCTTGTCTGAAATGCAacttgctaaaataaaaaatgctattaTTAAGCATATGTATTTTACTGCG aCTATTAAGCATAGACTTGCTCAAACAGACCAGCGGCTCAAATGCAATCCAGAG GTTAAAAGTACTGACTGGTCCAGAGGCACTTGGTATATACTTCAAGGATTAGTGGAAGAGGACTTACTTCATGATGTAGTCATGGAACTTGCTGCAGGCCAAAAGTACCATACACCTCCTGTGCAACTTCTTCATTCTCTTCTAGAATATGTCCTATTG GGGAATGCCAGTGCAATGTTTTTTGCCAAACTCTGTCATGTGTTGTACCTTGTTCTTCAACATGAACCTCCCTGGAAGTCCCAATCTATGTTAAAGTATTATTTGGATCTTCTTCAGTGTCCTATCTGTAAGAAAGGCACATGGTCGTTGATAGAGATGCTTGTAAG gtctTGCCTTTATTGCAAAACAATTTGTCATACAGTCCCAGTTTCTCTCCCAGGGAGAGAAGATGAACTGAGGATAGTTCATAAAACATTATTGAAGTTTTTCTTTGATTTAGTAAAAGGCGAAGTAGAGTTTCTGACAAAAAG tttggTTGAAGGAATGAATTCACAGCATCAACAAGTCTTGCCACAGACAGTTCTTCAGAAGACATTCTTGCTTGAAAGCGGAACCGCAGTGCTTTTTACCAAACACATAAATATTCTAGCAGATTGGGTCATACTTTCCCATAGAGAATTGAACAGAAGAAATGAT gCTTTCAGAAGTGAAGTTGCTGGTCTAATAAATGCCATTCTTGGAACTGTAGTGGAATATTGGATCATCTCAGGTTTGCTTATGGACAGAAATATGTTTCATCAAGTACCTGATGATTTGGCACACTACCTTGCCATTTCTTGTGACG atttttctgtatgtgaattaaaaatgtttatttgtgCCATACCATCTCCCTGGCTTCAAATGTTTGTTGCAGAAGCAATTTTCAAACAAATGTGTTTACAGAGGGATATTACTGTTTCTACAGAACctctttctcttcagaaaata GTCTGTTCCTATTCACCTGCTTTGCGAGAGATAGGGATGCGTGAGACAAAGAtacacaaagcaaagaaaaagaaaatagggCAACAGCCATGCCCTGAGTCTCAAAGGACATTACAGATGCTAAATGGCGATAAGCAGAACCAAGTCAAAGTGCTGCCTGATCTACC TGACTTAATCTTTAATAAACCTAGAGCAAAAACAGAAGTTCAGACTGCACACACCAAAGAGAGTTATCTTTTGGCTGAAGAAGTATACAAGAGAAATATCAAAG GAGAGACAGCCCTGCATAAAGCTTGCAGAAATAACAAAGTGGAGAGATTGATTCAGCTTCTCTCTTTCCCAGGAATAGACATTAATGTTAAAG ATTATGCTGGCTGGACGCCTTTGCATGAAGCCTGTAACCATGGCAGCACAGTGTGTGTCCGTGAAATTCTGCAGCGTTGTCCAGAGGTAGACCTGCTCAGTCAAGTGGACGGGGTGACTCCTTTGCATGATGCACTGTCAAATGGACATGTAGAAATTGGCAAGCTGCTACTTCAGCATGGGG GGCCATTCCTTCTAGAGCAGAGGAACTCCCATGAGAAATTGCCACTGGATTATGTTGAATCAGTCGCAGTAAAGGAAGAACTTTTGAGTCTTGTTCAACCAGGAGAGAGCTTCTATGAAtgcagaaaacaagatttttgcAGTCAGAAGAGAGAActgtgtttgattttatttaataagatgctgctgaatttttgttcagtttatAATCTGTCTTCACCCTTGACTTTAACTCTCAGAGAGGTAGCTTGTTCAAATGTACTTCCAGTAATGGCTTGTGATAGCTctaagatgaaaaataaattttctgaagATTGGTTGGTAGATGTATATTTTAGAGAGGTAGAGACTTTCCAAAAGCTACCACAATTTCTTCAAGAAGTATCtgcaaacatgtttttcttccctggtgAACAGACAAAGGCCTTATTAGCAGCTCTGGAAACTATGGTAGAAGCATATCagctcttaaatatttttagcagttAA
- the SLF1 gene encoding SMC5-SMC6 complex localization factor protein 1 isoform X2, producing MASGSQKRIIQITGFKKQEKKALLKCLFKLNCVFIESKKYRNCTHLVAKKLCKSEKVLAACAAGKWVLTKEYIINSAESGRWLDEATYEWGYEIERDTHYSPQMQSAPKRWREELTNSSAPGAFHRWKVVLLVKRGDKRMPCIRRVLKAGKATICSSKNAEHNITHVFIGGKTSPLQNKKCLSEAQHYSLQYIGRYLFENEIQSPEDTQMNCFLAAQETDQVLSEMQLAKIKNAIIKHMYFTATIKHRLAQTDQRLKCNPEVKSTDWSRGTWYILQGLVEEDLLHDVVMELAAGQKYHTPPVQLLHSLLEYVLLGNASAMFFAKLCHVLYLVLQHEPPWKSQSMLKYYLDLLQCPICKKGTWSLIEMLVRSCLYCKTICHTVPVSLPGREDELRIVHKTLLKFFFDLVKGEVEFLTKSLVEGMNSQHQQVLPQTVLQKTFLLESGTAVLFTKHINILADWVILSHRELNRRNDAFRSEVAGLINAILGTVVEYWIISGLLMDRNMFHQVPDDLAHYLAISCDDFSVCELKMFICAIPSPWLQMFVAEAIFKQMCLQRDITVSTEPLSLQKIVCSYSPALREIGMRETKIHKAKKKKIGQQPCPESQRTLQMLNGDKQNQVKVLPDLPDLIFNKPRAKTEVQTAHTKESYLLAEEVYKRNIKGETALHKACRNNKVERLIQLLSFPGIDINVKDYAGWTPLHEACNHGSTVCVREILQRCPEVDLLSQVDGVTPLHDALSNGHVEIGKLLLQHGGPFLLEQRNSHEKLPLDYVESVAVKEELLSLVQPGESFYECRKQDFCSQKRELCLILFNKMLLNFCSVYNLSSPLTLTLREVACSNVLPVMACDSSKMKNKFSEDWLVDVYFREVETFQKLPQFLQEVSANMFFFPGEQTKALLAALETMVEAYQLLNIFSS from the exons ATGGCAAGTGGCAGCCAGAAAAGGATAATACAAATAactggatttaaaaaacaagagaagaagGCACTGCTCAAATGTCTGTTCAAGCTGAACTGTGTTTTTATAGAGAGTAAG aaatacagaaattgtaCACATCTTGTAGCAAAAAAGCTGTGCAAGAGTGAAAAGGTCTTAGCTGCCTGCGCTGCTG gaaaGTGGGTACTAACTAAGGAGTACATAATTAATAGTGCTGAAAGTGGCAGATGGCTTGATGAAGCAACGTACGAATGGGGATATGAAATTGAAAGAGACACCCATTATTCACCTCAAATGCAATCTGCACCTAAAAGATGGCGTGAAGAACTGACAAACTCTAGTGCTCCAGGGGCCTTCCACAGATGGAAAGTTGTCCTCCTTGTTAAGAGAGGTGATAAACGAATGCCATGTATTAGAAG AGTTCTTAAAGCTGGAAAGGCAACCATATGTTCATCTAAAAATGCAGAGCACAATATAACTCATGTATTCATCGGTGGTAAAACTTCTCCtctacaaaacaaaaagtgCCTCTCTGAAGCTCAACACTACTCTTTGCAATATATAGGACGTTACCTTTTTGAA AATGAAATACAAAGTCCCGAAGATACACAGATGAACTGTTTCCTGGCTGCACAAGAAACAGATCAAGTCTTGTCTGAAATGCAacttgctaaaataaaaaatgctattaTTAAGCATATGTATTTTACTGCG aCTATTAAGCATAGACTTGCTCAAACAGACCAGCGGCTCAAATGCAATCCAGAG GTTAAAAGTACTGACTGGTCCAGAGGCACTTGGTATATACTTCAAGGATTAGTGGAAGAGGACTTACTTCATGATGTAGTCATGGAACTTGCTGCAGGCCAAAAGTACCATACACCTCCTGTGCAACTTCTTCATTCTCTTCTAGAATATGTCCTATTG GGGAATGCCAGTGCAATGTTTTTTGCCAAACTCTGTCATGTGTTGTACCTTGTTCTTCAACATGAACCTCCCTGGAAGTCCCAATCTATGTTAAAGTATTATTTGGATCTTCTTCAGTGTCCTATCTGTAAGAAAGGCACATGGTCGTTGATAGAGATGCTTGTAAG gtctTGCCTTTATTGCAAAACAATTTGTCATACAGTCCCAGTTTCTCTCCCAGGGAGAGAAGATGAACTGAGGATAGTTCATAAAACATTATTGAAGTTTTTCTTTGATTTAGTAAAAGGCGAAGTAGAGTTTCTGACAAAAAG tttggTTGAAGGAATGAATTCACAGCATCAACAAGTCTTGCCACAGACAGTTCTTCAGAAGACATTCTTGCTTGAAAGCGGAACCGCAGTGCTTTTTACCAAACACATAAATATTCTAGCAGATTGGGTCATACTTTCCCATAGAGAATTGAACAGAAGAAATGAT gCTTTCAGAAGTGAAGTTGCTGGTCTAATAAATGCCATTCTTGGAACTGTAGTGGAATATTGGATCATCTCAGGTTTGCTTATGGACAGAAATATGTTTCATCAAGTACCTGATGATTTGGCACACTACCTTGCCATTTCTTGTGACG atttttctgtatgtgaattaaaaatgtttatttgtgCCATACCATCTCCCTGGCTTCAAATGTTTGTTGCAGAAGCAATTTTCAAACAAATGTGTTTACAGAGGGATATTACTGTTTCTACAGAACctctttctcttcagaaaata GTCTGTTCCTATTCACCTGCTTTGCGAGAGATAGGGATGCGTGAGACAAAGAtacacaaagcaaagaaaaagaaaatagggCAACAGCCATGCCCTGAGTCTCAAAGGACATTACAGATGCTAAATGGCGATAAGCAGAACCAAGTCAAAGTGCTGCCTGATCTACC TGACTTAATCTTTAATAAACCTAGAGCAAAAACAGAAGTTCAGACTGCACACACCAAAGAGAGTTATCTTTTGGCTGAAGAAGTATACAAGAGAAATATCAAAG GAGAGACAGCCCTGCATAAAGCTTGCAGAAATAACAAAGTGGAGAGATTGATTCAGCTTCTCTCTTTCCCAGGAATAGACATTAATGTTAAAG ATTATGCTGGCTGGACGCCTTTGCATGAAGCCTGTAACCATGGCAGCACAGTGTGTGTCCGTGAAATTCTGCAGCGTTGTCCAGAGGTAGACCTGCTCAGTCAAGTGGACGGGGTGACTCCTTTGCATGATGCACTGTCAAATGGACATGTAGAAATTGGCAAGCTGCTACTTCAGCATGGGG GGCCATTCCTTCTAGAGCAGAGGAACTCCCATGAGAAATTGCCACTGGATTATGTTGAATCAGTCGCAGTAAAGGAAGAACTTTTGAGTCTTGTTCAACCAGGAGAGAGCTTCTATGAAtgcagaaaacaagatttttgcAGTCAGAAGAGAGAActgtgtttgattttatttaataagatgctgctgaatttttgttcagtttatAATCTGTCTTCACCCTTGACTTTAACTCTCAGAGAGGTAGCTTGTTCAAATGTACTTCCAGTAATGGCTTGTGATAGCTctaagatgaaaaataaattttctgaagATTGGTTGGTAGATGTATATTTTAGAGAGGTAGAGACTTTCCAAAAGCTACCACAATTTCTTCAAGAAGTATCtgcaaacatgtttttcttccctggtgAACAGACAAAGGCCTTATTAGCAGCTCTGGAAACTATGGTAGAAGCATATCagctcttaaatatttttagcagttAA